Proteins encoded by one window of uncultured Celeribacter sp.:
- a CDS encoding L-threonylcarbamoyladenylate synthase has product MTPSSDQTAEVLGSGGVVLLPTDTVLGLAASPAHAQAIEKIYTLKQRPRDKNLPIMVAGADQIASLGAVLSESALKLLASAYVPGALTLVLALDPLLVPAWLIGRREIAVRIPNNVLLLEALEKSGPLMVTSANRSGAEPPATTTEAAEQLFGTPDLIVPGKGAAPAPSTIVDCTQDPVVILRHGVVSEADIHEVLA; this is encoded by the coding sequence ATGACACCCTCCTCCGATCAGACCGCCGAAGTGCTCGGGTCCGGTGGCGTGGTACTTTTGCCCACGGATACCGTGCTTGGCCTCGCCGCCTCGCCCGCACATGCGCAGGCGATTGAGAAGATTTACACACTTAAACAACGTCCCCGCGACAAGAACCTGCCGATCATGGTGGCAGGTGCCGACCAGATCGCAAGCCTTGGCGCGGTGCTCTCTGAGAGCGCTTTGAAACTCCTCGCAAGCGCTTACGTGCCCGGCGCGCTGACGCTGGTTCTGGCGCTCGATCCGCTGCTGGTGCCCGCGTGGCTCATCGGGCGCAGGGAGATCGCAGTGCGTATTCCGAACAATGTTCTATTGCTCGAAGCGCTTGAAAAATCAGGACCTTTGATGGTCACCTCGGCCAACCGCTCCGGCGCCGAGCCGCCCGCGACGACGACGGAGGCCGCAGAGCAATTGTTTGGCACGCCCGATCTTATCGTGCCGGGCAAAGGCGCGGCCCCTGCCCCCTCGACCATCGTCGATTGTACCCAAGACCCGGTCGTCATTCTGCGTCATGGCGTGGTGTCAGAGGCAGATATTCACGAGGTGCTGGCATGA
- the tsaD gene encoding tRNA (adenosine(37)-N6)-threonylcarbamoyltransferase complex transferase subunit TsaD, translating into MSELILGIETSCDDTSIALVDRTGHVAAIQTVSQFEIHEAFGGVYPELASRAHLEAILPTIQSVMDEASVKPHDLTAIGVTRGPGLIGSLLVGLSTAEALSMGWGVPAYGVNHLRGHIRSVALESGKTEFPAVIMLVSGGHTLLAELKDAWSYRLLGSTRDDSVGESYDKVARMLNLGMPGGPAIDKAAKAGAPVLRLPRPMKNDAYEFSFSGLKSSVARHIEKHPEVSAEDMSASFVAACMDVLTAKADRALAECKPKSLVIVGGVAASPQLREAMGNVAAKHGVELCLPPMKWATDNAAMIAMATWDYVERGLQPELMPKPNLSLETP; encoded by the coding sequence ATGAGCGAATTGATCCTTGGCATCGAGACCTCTTGCGACGACACCTCTATCGCTTTGGTGGACCGCACGGGCCATGTCGCCGCGATCCAGACCGTGTCGCAATTCGAAATTCACGAGGCCTTTGGCGGGGTCTACCCGGAGCTGGCGTCCCGCGCGCATCTTGAAGCCATTCTTCCAACGATTCAATCGGTTATGGACGAGGCTTCGGTCAAACCTCACGACCTGACCGCCATCGGCGTGACCCGTGGCCCCGGTCTGATCGGCTCGCTTTTGGTCGGGCTGTCGACGGCGGAGGCGCTGTCGATGGGATGGGGTGTGCCGGCTTACGGTGTGAACCATTTGCGCGGGCATATCCGGTCGGTGGCGCTTGAGAGCGGCAAGACCGAATTTCCCGCCGTAATCATGCTGGTGTCTGGCGGGCATACGTTGCTTGCCGAGTTGAAAGACGCCTGGTCCTATCGCCTGCTCGGCTCGACACGGGATGACTCTGTGGGCGAAAGCTATGACAAGGTCGCCCGTATGCTGAACCTCGGGATGCCTGGCGGTCCGGCGATTGATAAGGCGGCAAAGGCGGGCGCCCCCGTCTTGCGCCTGCCGCGTCCGATGAAGAATGACGCTTATGAGTTCTCGTTTTCCGGGCTGAAATCCTCTGTCGCGCGGCATATCGAAAAGCACCCGGAGGTCTCGGCCGAGGATATGTCGGCCTCCTTCGTGGCGGCCTGCATGGATGTTTTGACGGCCAAGGCGGATCGGGCTTTGGCGGAGTGCAAACCGAAGTCTCTGGTCATTGTCGGGGGTGTCGCCGCATCGCCGCAACTGCGTGAGGCTATGGGGAATGTGGCCGCGAAACATGGCGTCGAGCTGTGCCTTCCGCCGATGAAATGGGCGACGGACAATGCGGCGATGATCGCCATGGCGACATGGGATTATGTTGAGCGCGGATTGCAGCCGGAATTGATGCCGAAGCCGAACTTGAGTCTGGAAACGCCTTAA
- a CDS encoding proteasome-type protease, whose product MTYCVGMMLDQGLVMMSDTRTNAGVDNISTFKKMFTWETPGERILTVMTAGNLATTQALVSLLDERTKAPEDREPSILSAPSMFQVARLVARTLKDVIADNADEGQRADSAFNATVLLGGQIKGSAPRLFLIYPEGNFIEAGAETPFFQIGETKYGKPILVRAYDPQMSFEEAVKLMLVSFDSTVKANLSVGLPFDLQVIEKDAYKVAFQRRITADDPYYHEISTGWGEALKATLDGLPGFSF is encoded by the coding sequence ATGACCTATTGCGTGGGGATGATGCTCGATCAGGGCCTCGTCATGATGTCCGACACAAGGACCAATGCCGGTGTCGACAATATCTCGACGTTCAAGAAGATGTTCACCTGGGAGACCCCCGGCGAGCGTATTCTGACCGTCATGACCGCGGGCAATCTCGCCACCACGCAGGCGCTCGTGTCGCTGTTGGATGAGCGCACCAAAGCGCCCGAGGACCGCGAACCCTCGATCCTCTCCGCGCCGTCGATGTTTCAGGTCGCCCGCCTTGTGGCCCGCACCCTCAAAGATGTGATCGCCGACAATGCCGACGAGGGCCAGCGCGCCGACAGCGCGTTTAACGCCACCGTGCTTTTGGGCGGTCAGATCAAGGGCTCCGCGCCGCGTCTGTTCCTGATCTATCCTGAGGGCAATTTCATCGAGGCGGGCGCTGAAACGCCGTTTTTCCAGATCGGCGAGACCAAATACGGCAAGCCCATTCTGGTGCGGGCTTACGATCCGCAGATGTCCTTTGAAGAGGCCGTCAAACTGATGCTCGTTTCCTTTGACAGCACGGTCAAAGCCAACCTCTCCGTGGGCTTGCCCTTCGATCTTCAGGTCATCGAAAAAGATGCCTACAAGGTCGCCTTTCAGCGCCGCATTACGGCGGACGACCCGTATTATCATGAGATTTCAACGGGATGGGGTGAGGCTTTGAAGGCGACGTTGGACGGGCTGCCCGGCTTTAGTTTTTAA
- a CDS encoding transglutaminase family protein, producing the protein MRLTIRHTTRYSFESPVTYGLQQLRKTPKTGHGQEVLTWSTTVSGGQKELSYHDHMNNLVELISFEKDAQELVISCEGEVEIADNHGVVGMHRGPAPLWLFDTVTPLTKPGAGVRALVKQVEGETDLERLHALSKLVGEAVTYEVGSSHADGSAEEALSEGKGVCQDHAHVFISAAREMGFPARYVSGYLMMNDRTEQDATHAWAEAHVRGLGWVGFDVSNEICPDQRYVRVATGLDYRDAAPVTGTRYGGEGESLSVEIEVIQQQEQQ; encoded by the coding sequence ATGCGCCTGACCATTCGCCACACGACCCGCTATTCGTTTGAGAGTCCCGTCACCTACGGGCTTCAGCAGCTGCGCAAGACGCCGAAAACCGGCCATGGCCAAGAGGTGCTCACCTGGTCGACGACGGTGAGCGGGGGACAAAAGGAGCTGTCCTATCACGACCACATGAACAATCTGGTTGAGCTGATTTCCTTTGAGAAAGACGCGCAGGAGTTGGTGATCTCCTGCGAGGGCGAGGTCGAGATTGCGGACAATCATGGTGTTGTGGGGATGCATCGCGGGCCCGCGCCACTGTGGCTCTTTGACACCGTGACGCCTCTGACAAAACCCGGCGCTGGCGTGCGGGCCCTCGTCAAGCAGGTCGAAGGCGAAACGGATCTCGAACGCCTCCACGCGCTGTCCAAATTGGTGGGCGAAGCGGTGACATACGAGGTCGGCAGTTCGCACGCCGACGGCAGTGCCGAAGAGGCGCTGAGTGAGGGCAAAGGCGTCTGCCAAGACCACGCCCATGTTTTCATCTCCGCCGCCCGCGAGATGGGATTTCCGGCACGCTATGTTTCCGGCTACCTGATGATGAACGACCGCACCGAACAAGATGCCACCCACGCTTGGGCCGAAGCCCATGTGCGCGGCCTCGGATGGGTCGGATTCGACGTCTCAAACGAGATTTGCCCAGACCAACGCTACGTTCGTGTCGCAACAGGTCTGGACTACCGCGATGCCGCCCCTGTAACTGGCACGAGATACGGCGGCGAGGGCGAATCCCTCTCTGTCGAGATCGAAGTCATACAGCAACAAGAGCAACAATAA
- a CDS encoding alpha-E domain-containing protein, translating into MLGKTANGLYWMSRYLERAENTSRLVETGQRIGLTRLGHDDDEWASVMQSASVLAGYEEHHDEVTKDAAINWMLREKANPASVLSTISEARQNARMVRTALTHEVWEAINGCYMAVKDALARKVSERDLPAVLGLIRQRTALVRGATHGTMLRNDIYDFTRLGTFLERADATARILDVKYYVLLPSAFSVGSSIDNVHWETILRSVSARGGFRMAYGSQVNARDIAQFLILDKRMPRSLNFCAMKINNNLSYLGADYDSPPQSSLMSKALVDRFMNHDIEAVFDYGLHEYIQTVLSMLSKLGQQIEKDYRFYE; encoded by the coding sequence ATGCTTGGGAAAACGGCAAATGGCCTCTACTGGATGTCACGCTATCTGGAGCGCGCGGAGAACACCTCGCGGCTTGTGGAAACCGGCCAGCGGATCGGTCTGACGCGATTGGGCCACGACGATGACGAATGGGCCTCTGTGATGCAATCGGCATCGGTTCTGGCGGGCTATGAAGAGCACCACGACGAGGTGACGAAAGACGCGGCGATCAACTGGATGCTGCGGGAAAAGGCCAACCCGGCCTCGGTGCTTTCGACCATTTCGGAAGCGCGGCAAAACGCCCGGATGGTGCGCACGGCGCTGACCCATGAGGTTTGGGAGGCGATCAACGGCTGTTACATGGCGGTGAAGGACGCTCTGGCACGCAAGGTGTCGGAACGCGATCTTCCGGCCGTTCTGGGGCTGATCCGGCAACGCACCGCCTTGGTGCGCGGTGCCACCCACGGGACGATGCTCAGAAATGACATCTACGATTTCACCCGTTTGGGCACCTTCCTCGAACGCGCCGATGCGACCGCGCGGATATTGGATGTGAAATACTACGTGCTATTGCCCTCGGCTTTTTCGGTGGGGTCGTCGATCGACAATGTGCATTGGGAAACCATCCTTCGCTCGGTCTCTGCGCGGGGCGGATTTCGCATGGCTTATGGCTCTCAGGTCAACGCCCGTGACATCGCGCAATTCCTGATCCTCGACAAACGCATGCCGCGGTCGCTCAACTTCTGTGCGATGAAAATCAACAACAACCTGAGTTATCTCGGCGCTGACTACGATAGCCCGCCGCAATCCTCTCTGATGTCCAAAGCACTGGTGGATCGGTTCATGAACCACGACATCGAGGCGGTTTTCGACTATGGTCTTCATGAATATATCCAGACGGTCCTGAGCATGCTGAGTAAGCTCGGCCAGCAGATCGAGAAAGATTATCGGTTCTATGAGTAA